In one Sander lucioperca isolate FBNREF2018 chromosome 7, SLUC_FBN_1.2, whole genome shotgun sequence genomic region, the following are encoded:
- the fgd4a gene encoding FYVE, RhoGEF and PH domain-containing protein 4a isoform X3 — translation MKRRRKYWFWRRKGKNAKMCLLCCYEKKDKADCFQAKKADEEACVAVKIEQSTALGSSPAYNHSNPPSVQACLSRACSGTTDKSRRGVNGKSSGFRPGLPSKPQVPPKPPHLQSPVAELSSPLGRIQKPPLRPGMEEGGGVGREGGVGREGGGGGGGGGGGGGGGGGRGRGVVNREKPSKVLDLINRFEENSSTEHKRDGSPLKQISKPSSPAHRAYQKQTEADRTQENHSSVPTSPQDAHKPAANGVLAQMEQDKDKEDNPERNNESVRVETDGLLNGDMGCESTEQSDDHSSPPQTDRTGTESHTENEDSGTKVESEHSNEEGSTDHKETNEQKLFKIASELLQTEKAYVARLNLLDQVFCAKLMEEANKGTFPVDVVKNIFSNIVSIHTFHSQFLLPDLEKRMGEWESTPRIGDILQKLTPFLKMYAEYVKNFEKAMELLKLWTDRSPQFKAIIQDIQSQEACGCLTLQHHMLEPVQRVPRYEMLLKDYLKKLPEGDLDRRDSEKSLEIIATAATHSNSAIRKSENLKKLMEIYEMLGEEEDIVNPSNEFIKEGHILKLAARNTSAMERYLFLFNNMLLYCVPKFSLGGTKYTVRTRIGIDGMKVLETTNADYPHTFQVSGKERMLELQASSEQDKAGWIKAFQETIEIFQQKNESFKNALKDVEEVSNAELGKRAPCWIRDNQVTLCMKCKEPFNALTRRRHHCRACGYVVCWKCSDNKVALEYDGNKMNKVCRDCFSILTGESIVEGKKKGILEIEAAQFTGSSIMCGFLQYCEKNKPWQKVWCVIPEKECLVLYLYGAPQDVKAQCTIPLLGYSVDDSARPTDPPVSFRLSQSKSIHNFAAETEELKQRWLKVIRVAVRGEMPDCSETNGGNANTMDNNNTQEAGTDSS, via the exons AGAAGAAAGACAAAGCTGACTGCTTCCAGGCCAAGAAGGCTGATGAGGAGGCCTGCGTGGCGGTGAAAATCGAACAGTCCACAG CCCTAGGCAGTAGCCCGGCGTATAACCACAGCAACCCACCCAGCGTGCAGGCGTGTCTGAGTCGGGCGTGCAGCGGGACGACTGACAAGAGCAGGAGAGGGGTCAATGGAAAAAGCTCTGGCTTCAGGCCTGGGCTGCCATCTAAACCACAAG TGCCTCCAAAGCCACCACATCTCCAGAGCCCGGTAGCGGAGCTCTCGTCCCCGCTGGGCCGCATCCAGAAACCTCCACTCAGACCGGGcatggaggagggaggaggggtgggaagagaaggaggggtgggaagagaaggaggaggaggaggaggaggaggaggaggaggaggaggaggaggaggaggaagaggaagaggggtcGTGAACCGGGAGAAACCATCCAAAGTCTTAGACCTCATCAACCGCTTTGAGGAGAACAG cagcacagagcacaAGAGAGACGGCTCACCGCTCAAACAGATCAGCAAGCCGTCCAGCCCAGCTCACCGCGCCTACCAGAAGCAGACGGAGGCCGACAGGACTCAGGAGAACCACTCGTCCGTACCGACCTCGCCGCAGGATGCCCACAAACCGGCGGCTAACGGTGTGCTAGCTCAAATGGAGCAGGACAAGGACAAGGAGGATAACCCGGAGAGGAACAATGAAAGTGTGAGGGTAGAGACCGACGGGCTGCTAAACGGAGATATGGGGTGCGAGAGCACAGAACAGAGTGATGATCATTCATCAcctccacagacagacaggactgGTACAGAAAGCCACACTGAGAATGAGGACAGTGGGACTAAAGTAGAAAGTGAGCACAGCAACGAAGAAGGAAGCACAGACCATAAG GAGACAAATGAACAGAAGCTGTTTAAGATCGCCAGCGAGCTCTTGCAAACAGAGAAGGCCTACGTAGCGAGACTTAACCTGCTCGACCAG GTGTTCTGCGCGAAGCTAATGGAGGAGGCAAATAAAGGAACGTTCCCTGTGGACGTAGTGAAGAACATCTTCTCCAACATCGTCTCCATCCACACCTTTCACAGCCAGTTCCTGCTTCCAGATCTGGAGAAACGCATGGGAGAATG GGAGTCCACACCTCGCATCGGAGACATCCTGCAGAAACTCACACCCTTCCTCAAGATGTACGCAGAGTACGTGAAGAATTTCGAGAAGGCCATGGAGCTGCTCAAACTGTGGACTGATCGCTCGCCTCAATTCAAGGCCATCATTCAGGACATACAG AGTCAAGAGGCCTGTGGATGCCTGACGCTACAGCATCACATGTTGGAGCCCGTGCAGCGAGTCCCTCGCTACGAGATGCTGCTTAAAGACTATCTGAAGAAGCTGCCTGAGGGCGACCTCGACCGACGAGATTCAGAGA AATCGTTAGAAATTATCGCCACAGCAGCTACTCACTCCAACAGCGCTATAAGAAAATCT GAGAATCTGAAGAAACTGATGGAGATATACGAAATgctgggtgaggaggaggacatCGTTAACCCCTCCAACGAGTTCATCAAAGAGGGCCACATCTTGAAGCTGGCGGCCAGGAACACCTCGGCCATGGAGCGATACCTCTTCCTG tTCAACAACATGCTGTTGTACTGCGTGCCCAAGTTCAGTCTGGGAGGGACGAAGTACACAGTGAGGACGCGGATCGGCATCGACGGCATGAAGGTCCTAGAAACGACCAACGCGGACTATCCTCATACCTTCCAGGTCTCAGGGAAGGAGAGGATGCTAGAGCTACAAGCCAG CTCAGAGCAGGACAAGGCAGGCTGGATTAAG GCTTTCCAGGAGACCATTGAGATCTTCCAGCAGAAAAACGAGTCATTCAAGAATGCACTGAAAGATGTGGAGGAAGTGTCG AATGCAGAGCTGGGGAAGCGCGCCCCTTGCTGGATCCGCGACAATCAAGTGACGCTGTGTATGAAGTGTAAAGAGCCTTTCAATGCTCTGACACGGCGGAGACACCACTGCAGAGCCTGCGGCTAT GTGGTGTGCTGGAAATGTTCAGACAATAAGGTGGCGCTCGAATATGATGGCAACAAGATGAACAAAGTCTGCAGAGACTGCTTCTCCATCCTGACTGGAGAAAGCATAGTCGAGGGCAAGAAGAAGGGCATCCTAGAG ATCGAGGCGGCTCAGTTCACAGGCAGCAGCATCATGTGTGGCTTCCTGCAGTACTGTGAGAAGAACAAACCTTGGCAGAAGGTGTGGTGCGTCATCCCGGAGAAGGAGTGTCTGGTGCTCTATCTCTACGGAGCTCCGCAG GACGTAAAGGCCCAGTGTACTATCCCCCTCCTGGGCTACTCTGTGGATGACAGCGCCCGGCCCACGGACCCCCCGGTCAGCTTCCGCCTCTCTCAGTCCAAGTCCATTCACAATTTTGCCGCTGAAACCGAGGAGCTTAAGCAGCGCTGGCTGAAAGTGATTCGAGTGGCAGTGAGGGGAGAGATGCCAGACTGCTCAGAGACCAACGGCGGCAATGCCAACACGAtggacaacaacaacacacaagaAGCGGGTACTGATAGCTCATAA